One window of Oryza brachyantha chromosome 12, ObraRS2, whole genome shotgun sequence genomic DNA carries:
- the LOC107305375 gene encoding proline-, glutamic acid- and leucine-rich protein 1-like: MDDHIAGAGHYSTPPCGFCGRATVAIDFAAVPAGFCTCNACLHDLAGVPGYRCPVCNFTLHREGCCPRHPPPQVVAPAAGYVTPHQPPSSHEAAPAMPPQPQIAPGAGGPHHPPYNMQQPHQPSPPLALTPYVHQEQPVALPEPDAGHVAGSRRARVKTYVANKMHGGISRFVHKVVGPGKSGGGGGRKRRDDGKEEGEEEEEEGEEDDDEEEDESSSSSEEDDD; the protein is encoded by the coding sequence ATGGATGATcacatcgccggcgccggccattATTCCACCCCTCCGTGCGGCTTCTGcggccgcgccaccgtcgccatcGACTTCGCGGCCGTCCCCGCCGGCTTCTGCACCTGCAACGCCTGCCTCcacgacctcgccggcgtcccCGGCTACCGCTGCCCCGTCTGCAACTTCACCCTCCACCGGGAAGGGTGCTGCCcgcgccacccgccgccgcaggtGGTCGCACCCGCCGCCGGGTACGTCACGCCGCACCAGCCGCCGTCCTCGCATGAAGCGGCACCGGCGatgccgccgcagccgcagatcgcgcccggcgccggcggcccgcACCACCCGCCCTACAACATGCAGCAGCCGcaccagccgtcgccgccgctggcgctGACGCCCTACGTGCACCAGGAGCAGCCGGTAGCGTTGCCGGAACCGGACGCAGGCCACGTGGCCGGCAGCCGGAGGGCGCGAGTGAAGACGTACGTGGCCAACAAGATGCACGGCGGCATATCCAGGTTCGTCCACAAGGTCGTTGGGCCGgggaagagcggcggcggtggcggccgcaAGAGACGCGACGACGgcaaggaggagggggaggaggaggaggaggagggggaagaggatgatgacgaggaggaagatgaatcatcatcatcatcggaagaagacgacgactaA
- the LOC102708674 gene encoding uncharacterized protein LOC102708674: MARSLPAFCLHRIRSSDGGGGAPPICARQGQGGGGDGDGKVKEGKEEEEERAVGRKVMVVADGRGGGDEARTALQWALSHSVRPCDTVVLLDIVRGAGNGKNRDDPRRHCQHLETMRSICQAKRPEVHVELLVVEGKERGPAIVEAAKKQGVSLLVMGKKKKRSLSWRLLMMWMAGAGKGGGVGDKGGTVEYCVQNAACMALAVRRKSRRGGGYLITTRRQRDFWLLA, from the exons atggcgagATCGCTGCCGGCCTTCTGCCTCCACCGGATCAGGTcgtccgacggcggcggcggcgcgccgccgatATGCGCCAGGCAGggccaaggcggcggcggcgatggcgatggtaAGGTGAAGGAGGgtaaggaggaggaggaggagagagcggTAGGGAGGaaggtgatggtggtggccgacggccggggcggcggcgacgaggcgcggaCGGCGCTGCAGTGGGCGCTGTCGCACTCCGTCCGGCCGTGCGAcaccgtcgtcctcctcgacATCGTCCGGGGCGCCGGCAACGGCAAGAACC gAGATGATCCAAGAAGACATTGCCAACATCTGGAGACCATGAGGAGTATTTGCCAGGCTAAAAGGCCAGAG GTGCATGTGGAGCTTTTGGTGGTAGAGGGGAAGGAGAGGGGGCCGGCAATAGTGGAGGCCGCGAAGAAGCAAGGCGTGTCGCTCCTCGTCatggggaagaagaagaagaggtcgCTCTCATGGCGGCTGCTGATGATGTGGATGGCCGGCGCCGGTAagggtggcggcgtcggcgacaaGGGCGGCACGGTGGAGTACTGCGTGCAGAACGCGGCGTGCATGGCACTCGCCGTCCGGCGGAAgagccgacgaggaggagggtaCCTCATCACCACCCGGCGGCAGAGAGATTTCTGGCTCCTGGCTTGA
- the LOC102708952 gene encoding MADS-box transcription factor 20-like, giving the protein MGRGKVQLRRIENEVSRQVTFSKRRSGLLKKAREIAVLCDVDVALIVFSGKGKLYDFASPHTSMERILEKYARHVLFEGNNMAQERPEVEGSMSYDHIMLRARIEALKKSQRNLLGQELDSLTLREIQQLEDQIDTSLRIIRSRKNHLLLKSIAELQHKEKMLMEKNTILEKEIAELQTSLPRSSRASSPTEVLLGNTAPTEVVGVPISNAADAFVPNLNICCDDSDEPGTVAVPLGWSKSNSGLPWWMLQSP; this is encoded by the exons atggGGAGGGGGAAGGTGCAGCTGCGGCGGATCGAGAACGAGGTGAGCCGGCAGGTGACGTTCTCGAAGCGGCGGTCGGGGCTGCTGAAGAAGGCCCGCGAGATCGCCGTCCTCTGCGACGTCGACGTCGCCCTCATCGTCTTCTCCGGCAAGGGCAAGCTCTACGACTTCGCCTCCCCCCACACCAG CATGGAGCGAATCCTTGAGAAGTATGCCAGGCATGTGTTATTTGAAGGAAATAATATGGCTCAAGAGCGCCCTGAGGTGGAG GGAAGCATGAGCTATGACCACATCATGTTGAGGGCTAGGATTGAAGCTCTAAAAAAGAGCCAAAG GAATCTTTTGGGACAAGAACTTGACTCGCTGACACTGCGGGAGATCCAACAGCTTGAGGACCAGATAGACACTTCTCTGAGGATCATCAGATCCAGAAAG AATCATCTCTTGCTCAAGTCGATCGCCGAGCTCCAACACAAG GAAAAGATGCTGATGGAGAAGAACACTATTCTGGAGAAG GAGATTGCTGAACTGCAGACATCCCTGCCTAGAAGCTCCAGGGCTTCATCACCAACTGAAGTTCTTCTGGGGAATACAGCACCAACTGAAGTTGTTGGTGTTCCTATCAGCAATGCTGCTGATGCATTTGTTCCCAACCTGAATATCTG CTGCGATGATTCCGATGAGCCGGGAACTGTGGCGGTGCCACTTGGTTGGAGCAAGAGCAACAGTGGCTTGCCATGGTGGATGCTCCAGTCACCATGA
- the LOC102701497 gene encoding protein SPIRAL1-like 3, with protein MGRGVSSGGGQSSLGYLFGGDEALKSAERPAPVQKPAPSSSAEKLKEIPAGIQSSKANNYMRSEGQNCGNFLTDRPSTKVQAAPGGGSSLDYLFSGNKDGK; from the exons ATGGGTCGTGGTGTTAGCAGCGGGGGTGGTCAGAGTTCCTTGGGCTACCTGTTTGGTGGTGATGAAGCTCTGAAATCAGCTGAGAGGCCTGCTCCAGTTCAAAAGCCTGCCCCTTCGTCCTCTGCAGAGAAACTGAAAGAGATTCCAGCTGGTATTCAAAGTAGTAAAGCAAACAATTACATGAGGTCTGAAGGCCAGAACTGTGGAAATTTCCTTACG GACCGTCCGTCAACTAAGGTCCAAGCTGCTCCAGGTGGTGGCTCATCGCTTGACTATCTCTTCAGTGGCAACAAGGATGGCAAGTGA